A window from Fodinibius salicampi encodes these proteins:
- the serS gene encoding serine--tRNA ligase: MLDVTYIRNNTKRVKEGMKNKGEDQPEIVDQLLEVDESWRALVKETDDLRSESNTKAQKIGELMGKGNKEEAQEIIAYTSKLKEKIKEKEVQLNSLKEERTDLLLRIPNVPHESVPVGHSEDENEVFKTWGEPLKDENLKPHWVLVEEQGWIDFERGAKVTGAGFPFYIGPVAKLQRALINYFLNKATDEGYTELQVPYFVNEDSARGTGQIPDKEDMMYEIPRDEFFAIPTAEVPVTNFHRDEILDNDDLPIYYAAYTPCWRREAGSYGKDVRGLNRLHQFDKVELVKLVHPDAAYDELESLRAYAESLLEELKIPYRTLLMCTGDMGFTQTKKYDLEVWSPAQERWLEVSSCSNFGGFQARRMMLRYRNDEGETEILHTLNGSGLALPRIVAAILEIYQQEDGSIKVPEVLQPFMGTDVIN, from the coding sequence ATGTTAGACGTCACCTATATTCGCAATAATACCAAGCGCGTAAAAGAAGGAATGAAGAACAAGGGCGAAGATCAACCTGAGATTGTTGATCAACTGTTGGAGGTTGATGAATCGTGGCGTGCGCTTGTTAAAGAAACCGATGATCTGAGGAGTGAAAGTAATACCAAGGCACAGAAGATCGGTGAGCTGATGGGTAAGGGCAATAAAGAAGAAGCCCAGGAAATCATTGCCTATACAAGCAAGCTCAAAGAAAAGATTAAGGAGAAAGAAGTACAATTGAATTCCCTTAAAGAAGAGCGTACTGATTTATTGTTACGCATACCCAATGTCCCGCATGAATCAGTTCCGGTCGGGCATTCGGAAGACGAAAATGAGGTCTTTAAGACCTGGGGTGAGCCATTAAAAGATGAGAATCTGAAACCGCATTGGGTATTGGTGGAAGAACAGGGGTGGATCGACTTTGAGAGAGGGGCAAAGGTCACAGGAGCCGGATTCCCGTTTTATATTGGTCCCGTAGCTAAACTTCAGCGTGCGTTAATAAATTATTTTCTTAATAAGGCAACGGATGAGGGATATACGGAACTACAGGTACCGTACTTTGTCAATGAGGATTCGGCCCGGGGAACGGGACAGATTCCCGATAAGGAAGATATGATGTATGAGATTCCAAGAGATGAATTTTTTGCCATACCTACGGCTGAGGTACCGGTGACGAACTTCCATCGCGATGAAATTCTGGATAATGATGATCTTCCCATTTATTATGCGGCTTATACGCCTTGTTGGCGCCGCGAAGCGGGTTCCTATGGTAAAGATGTACGAGGACTAAACCGCCTGCATCAATTTGATAAGGTGGAATTGGTCAAGTTAGTGCATCCGGATGCGGCATACGATGAGCTGGAGAGTTTGCGTGCCTATGCTGAATCCCTTTTAGAAGAGCTGAAGATTCCATACCGAACTTTGTTAATGTGTACGGGTGACATGGGCTTTACCCAAACCAAAAAATATGATCTTGAGGTATGGAGTCCTGCTCAAGAACGTTGGCTGGAAGTGAGTTCCTGTTCTAATTTCGGAGGGTTTCAGGCAAGACGGATGATGCTTCGATATCGCAATGACGAGGGAGAAACAGAAATCTTACATACGCTTAATGGTTCCGGGTTGGCCCTGCCCCGCATAGTAGCAGCGATATTGGAAATTTATCAGCAGGAAGACGGAAGTATTAAAGTTCCTGAAGTACTTCAGCCTTTTATGGGTACCGATGTTATCAATTAG
- a CDS encoding DUF432 domain-containing protein produces MSEVKNSIWGTHPLGDKEPYFVDVGALNLWMLYRNEEIWIAYCYDEEVEGKVDPSAPPEKTDWQRWAHKSGGNEVQILPAFADLPLIVQSEYSLKVSPYTTIQIYSRVPLWISISIAKNEYSLIELPATKLSKTWFGTPIEGELCYHVTTKARRDLSKTTPEDYLLSCPITISNRSAEELTFESFCFRVERLGIYKDTNGVLWADETEITYHGEEQHSDIIMTGKLPKGITKDMQISKPRKQIHKSLATRTFQRLFEDTDILGR; encoded by the coding sequence ATGAGCGAGGTAAAGAACAGCATATGGGGAACGCATCCCCTGGGTGATAAAGAACCCTACTTTGTGGATGTGGGTGCACTTAATTTATGGATGCTATACCGAAATGAAGAGATATGGATTGCGTATTGTTATGATGAAGAAGTAGAAGGAAAGGTGGATCCTTCCGCCCCACCGGAAAAGACTGATTGGCAGCGATGGGCCCATAAGAGTGGAGGCAATGAGGTGCAGATTTTACCTGCATTTGCTGATCTTCCCCTTATTGTGCAATCCGAATATTCTCTTAAAGTGAGTCCATATACGACTATACAGATATACAGCCGGGTTCCGTTATGGATTTCCATTTCTATAGCAAAAAACGAATATAGCCTGATAGAGCTGCCAGCTACGAAACTTTCCAAAACATGGTTCGGTACCCCCATTGAAGGGGAGTTGTGCTACCATGTGACCACAAAGGCTCGTCGTGACCTATCAAAAACGACACCGGAAGATTACCTGCTAAGTTGTCCCATTACTATTTCTAACCGCTCTGCAGAAGAGTTAACCTTCGAGAGCTTCTGCTTTAGAGTGGAACGACTGGGAATTTATAAGGATACAAATGGTGTATTGTGGGCGGATGAAACCGAGATTACATATCATGGGGAGGAGCAACATAGTGATATTATAATGACAGGGAAGCTACCCAAAGGAATCACCAAGGATATGCAGATATCCAAACCCAGAAAGCAGATACACAAGAGTTTAGCTACCCGTACTTTTCAACGCCTTTTTGAAGACACTGATATTTTAGGACGATAA
- a CDS encoding mechanosensitive ion channel family protein, whose amino-acid sequence MDLFNIYNYISEETVFQAVRVLLIIAISFPVLLLLRNWARSFFTKKYASHYGMLAGKVVFYTGLVIMIVMVMGQLGISLAPLLAGAGIVGVALGFASQTSVSNIISGLFLIAEQPFKVDDIINVNGTIGIVMSIDVLSVKLRTFDNMFVRIPNETIIKTEVINLTRFPIRRFNAKVSVAYKEDVGKVREILMEVAEKNKYSLSEPEPQIIFEAFGTSSIDLDFRIWAPVNEWIFLKNTIQEEIKKKFDEESIEIPFPHVSLYAGQDTEAMPIEIINSVVQQEEAD is encoded by the coding sequence ATGGATTTGTTTAATATATATAACTACATATCTGAGGAAACGGTTTTTCAAGCCGTAAGAGTTTTACTGATCATTGCGATTTCCTTCCCGGTCTTATTGCTGCTGCGGAATTGGGCCCGTTCTTTCTTCACTAAGAAATACGCGTCCCACTATGGGATGCTTGCAGGAAAAGTAGTGTTCTATACCGGTTTGGTTATTATGATTGTAATGGTAATGGGGCAGCTGGGTATTAGCCTGGCTCCACTGCTGGCTGGTGCCGGGATTGTTGGAGTGGCTCTTGGTTTCGCCTCACAAACCAGCGTATCCAATATTATCAGTGGACTTTTCCTGATTGCTGAACAACCCTTTAAAGTCGATGATATCATCAATGTGAACGGTACAATTGGTATTGTAATGTCTATTGATGTGCTTTCGGTTAAACTCCGCACTTTTGACAATATGTTCGTACGAATTCCCAATGAAACTATTATCAAAACGGAAGTCATTAACTTAACTCGTTTTCCCATCCGGCGGTTTAATGCCAAGGTTTCGGTGGCGTATAAAGAAGATGTGGGAAAAGTTCGGGAAATTTTAATGGAGGTGGCTGAGAAAAATAAGTATTCTCTTAGTGAACCCGAACCTCAAATCATCTTTGAGGCCTTTGGTACTTCTTCTATTGACCTGGATTTTCGGATCTGGGCCCCGGTTAATGAATGGATTTTCCTTAAGAACACCATTCAGGAAGAGATCAAAAAGAAATTTGATGAAGAAAGTATTGAGATTCCTTTTCCTCATGTATCTCTTTATGCCGGTCAGGATACGGAAGCGATGCCTATTGAAATTATAAACTCAGTAGTTCAACAGGAAGAAGCTGATTAA
- the dusB gene encoding tRNA dihydrouridine synthase DusB: MSTKVKIGDLDLGHKPLLLAPMEDVTDSPFRTICRRKGANIVYTEFISSEAIIRDSDHAMHKMDFSEEERPFGVQIFGGREEAMEGAAKIAESNNPDVVDINFGCPVYNIVKKGAGSACLKDMDLMERMAGSVVDAVENRPVTVKTRLGWDDRTIRIGEVALMLQDLGVKALTVHARTRNQKYKGDARWECLKKLKDTPGLEIPIIGNGDVTTPLDAKRMFDETGVDGVMIGRGAIGNPWIFERSHHYIQTGELLPDPSVEDRIELCAEQLRRSVKHHGERYGVIIMKKHYGQFLKGVRNSRQLRAAIMEEQEMKPILDLLHRFKEQEMYAVAS, translated from the coding sequence TTGAGTACCAAAGTGAAAATAGGTGATTTAGATTTAGGTCATAAGCCGCTTTTGCTGGCTCCCATGGAAGATGTAACGGACTCTCCCTTTCGAACTATTTGTCGGCGCAAGGGGGCAAATATCGTATACACGGAATTTATCAGCTCTGAAGCCATAATACGAGACTCCGACCATGCTATGCACAAAATGGACTTCAGTGAAGAGGAACGTCCCTTTGGCGTACAAATTTTCGGAGGTCGCGAAGAAGCAATGGAGGGAGCAGCGAAGATAGCCGAATCTAATAACCCCGATGTAGTGGATATTAACTTCGGGTGCCCCGTCTACAATATTGTCAAAAAAGGAGCCGGATCTGCCTGCCTTAAGGATATGGATCTGATGGAACGAATGGCCGGATCTGTTGTGGATGCTGTAGAAAACCGGCCGGTAACAGTTAAAACGCGGCTCGGATGGGATGATCGAACGATCCGTATTGGGGAAGTAGCCCTTATGCTTCAGGACCTGGGCGTTAAAGCCCTCACCGTACATGCTCGTACGCGCAATCAAAAATATAAGGGGGATGCACGCTGGGAATGTCTTAAGAAGCTAAAAGACACTCCCGGTCTCGAAATTCCGATCATTGGCAATGGAGATGTTACCACTCCACTGGATGCCAAACGGATGTTTGATGAAACCGGTGTGGACGGCGTCATGATCGGACGCGGAGCCATCGGAAACCCCTGGATATTTGAACGTTCCCATCACTACATCCAAACCGGAGAACTGCTGCCCGACCCTTCCGTTGAGGACCGGATAGAACTTTGTGCCGAACAACTACGTCGTTCCGTAAAGCATCACGGTGAACGCTATGGAGTAATCATCATGAAGAAACACTATGGCCAATTTCTTAAAGGCGTGCGTAACAGCCGCCAGTTGCGGGCTGCGATTATGGAAGAGCAGGAAATGAAGCCTATCCTCGATCTACTGCACCGGTTCAAAGAACAGGAAATGTATGCCGTAGCTTCCTAG
- a CDS encoding class I fructose-bisphosphate aldolase — MALASKSIEELLGDEAEDLLTHKCETISKDKLYLPSGSYVDDVWYQSDRNPRVLRNLQALLDHGRLGGTGYTSILPVDQGVEHSGGASFAPNPDYFDPENIIKLAIEGGCNGVASTFGVLGAVARKYAHKIPFIVKINHNELMTYPNTYDQVMFGSIERAYEMGAAAVGATIYFGSEESSRQIQEVARAFERAHELGLATILWCYTRNSAFKVDGEDYHASADLTGQANHLGVTLQADIIKQKQPTNNGGYKALNMGDSSYGKLDEDIYNKLASEHPIDLTRYQVANCYMGRAGLINSGGGSGKNDFAQAVRTAVINKRAGGMGLISGRKAFQRPLEEGVKLLNFIQDVYLDDDITVA, encoded by the coding sequence ATGGCATTAGCATCCAAAAGTATAGAAGAACTGTTAGGTGATGAAGCAGAAGATTTGCTGACTCATAAATGTGAAACAATATCTAAAGACAAACTCTATCTACCCTCAGGATCATACGTAGATGATGTTTGGTACCAGTCCGACCGGAATCCACGAGTACTACGGAATCTACAGGCCCTGCTAGATCATGGCCGGCTGGGAGGTACGGGATATACCTCAATTTTGCCGGTAGATCAGGGAGTTGAACACTCCGGCGGAGCCTCATTCGCACCCAACCCCGACTATTTTGATCCCGAAAATATTATAAAATTAGCAATTGAAGGGGGATGTAACGGTGTTGCTTCTACCTTTGGAGTTTTAGGAGCAGTAGCTCGAAAGTATGCTCATAAAATTCCTTTCATTGTTAAGATTAATCATAATGAGTTGATGACTTATCCGAATACATATGATCAGGTGATGTTCGGTTCGATTGAACGTGCGTATGAGATGGGGGCTGCTGCGGTAGGAGCTACGATCTATTTTGGTTCGGAAGAGTCCAGCCGACAAATTCAGGAGGTTGCCCGCGCTTTTGAGCGTGCGCACGAACTGGGGCTGGCTACTATTCTCTGGTGTTATACCCGGAATTCAGCTTTCAAAGTAGATGGAGAAGATTATCACGCATCAGCGGACCTTACGGGGCAGGCTAACCACTTGGGCGTTACCCTTCAGGCCGATATTATTAAGCAGAAGCAGCCGACGAATAATGGAGGGTATAAGGCCCTGAATATGGGAGATTCCTCTTATGGTAAGCTTGATGAGGATATTTACAACAAGCTTGCTAGTGAACATCCCATTGACCTTACCCGCTATCAGGTGGCAAATTGTTATATGGGTCGCGCAGGACTGATTAATTCTGGAGGCGGTTCCGGCAAAAATGATTTTGCGCAGGCTGTTCGTACAGCTGTTATTAATAAGCGTGCCGGCGGCATGGGACTTATAAGCGGTCGTAAAGCATTTCAACGACCATTGGAAGAAGGAGTGAAGCTACTTAACTTCATTCAGGATGTATATCTTGATGATGATATTACTGTAGCCTAA
- a CDS encoding lysylphosphatidylglycerol synthase transmembrane domain-containing protein, translating into MSVGTMAFLIYWTYTPGVLEHLKMKRLPGLIIAVVVSFMRIGFSAAKIRYLSEKALGWMASCRVMLSWDFTSSITPSVVGGAPMGTYAMTKEGFSLGQSSAIILYSLFLDQLWFALAVPILLVSGIFYEVVPNNTGVVGHASMILLYIGLLSYAGLMAYGILKNPHAIKKVVNVVFKLPFLRRWKDDVKDETENLVEYAHELRAKPNSFLLKAFFLSTMSWLCRIALPTIVVLSLLPANEILSILRSLAMNLAFLIMPTPGGSGGVEGLFAIFQGPLMDRKAFIGLAVFAWRVISYYISVGLGIMATTWYINQSVVESFDDLSPEEQERDVPSSESI; encoded by the coding sequence TTGAGTGTGGGGACGATGGCTTTTTTAATTTACTGGACCTATACTCCTGGAGTTCTGGAGCATTTGAAGATGAAAAGGTTGCCGGGACTTATTATAGCTGTGGTGGTATCTTTCATGCGAATTGGTTTTTCAGCGGCAAAAATACGGTATTTATCTGAAAAGGCTTTGGGCTGGATGGCATCATGCCGCGTTATGCTTAGCTGGGATTTTACTTCTTCGATAACCCCTTCTGTTGTAGGCGGAGCTCCCATGGGGACATACGCCATGACGAAGGAAGGATTTAGTCTGGGCCAATCATCGGCCATTATTCTCTATAGCCTTTTTCTTGATCAGCTTTGGTTTGCCCTTGCGGTGCCTATCTTGCTGGTATCGGGAATATTCTATGAAGTAGTACCCAATAATACTGGGGTGGTGGGGCATGCTTCTATGATATTGCTATATATAGGACTATTAAGTTATGCCGGCCTGATGGCTTATGGCATTTTAAAGAATCCTCATGCGATCAAAAAGGTGGTGAATGTGGTATTCAAACTTCCTTTTTTGCGTCGCTGGAAAGATGATGTAAAAGATGAAACTGAAAATTTAGTGGAATATGCCCATGAACTTCGCGCGAAGCCGAATAGCTTTTTGCTAAAGGCTTTCTTTTTATCGACCATGTCCTGGTTGTGTAGAATCGCATTGCCTACCATTGTTGTATTAAGTCTTTTACCTGCAAATGAAATTCTCTCGATACTCAGAAGCTTGGCAATGAATCTGGCTTTTCTCATTATGCCCACACCAGGTGGAAGTGGTGGGGTAGAGGGACTCTTCGCTATCTTTCAGGGTCCCTTAATGGATCGAAAAGCGTTTATTGGTCTCGCTGTATTTGCATGGAGAGTCATTAGCTATTATATCTCCGTTGGTTTGGGAATCATGGCTACTACCTGGTATATAAATCAGTCGGTAGTAGAAAGTTTCGATGACTTGTCCCCCGAAGAACAAGAAAGAGACGTTCCCTCATCTGAATCTATTTGA
- the radA gene encoding DNA repair protein RadA produces the protein MPKDRMQFVCDECGHTSTKWLGNCPNCGSWHTFKEFKVERKTKSEKEHKGKVEGLNDSQPPQKLDDIKSNSEERFLSHIQELDRVLGGGFVPGSFILLGGDPGIGKSTLTLQLGKAVSDLKILYCAGEESAGQIKQRARRLGVESNNFYIYTETDINKVLKEARKLDPDLLIVDSIQTVYRTELTSMAGSIQQVKECAALLQQLAKKQNITTLVIGHVTKEGNIAGPRVLEHMVDTVLQFEGDSNYNYRMLRSLKNRFGPAQEVGVFEMKQSGLVEVLNPSQLFLSDYDSSVSGNAVICSIEGSRPLLAEVQALVTPSNYGTPQRTANGFDHRRLSLLLAVLEKRGGYQFSGQDVYLNIAGGLKVNDPAADLGVVCALVSSLLDDSISKDFAFLGEVGLGGEIRAVNNVDQRLGEIQKLGFEKAIVPQASTIDRKHDLQLIKAANIMAAIKKAL, from the coding sequence ATGCCAAAAGATCGAATGCAATTTGTATGTGATGAATGTGGCCATACTTCTACAAAATGGCTGGGTAATTGTCCCAATTGTGGAAGCTGGCATACCTTCAAGGAGTTTAAGGTAGAGCGCAAGACAAAATCGGAAAAGGAGCATAAGGGCAAGGTTGAAGGCTTAAATGATTCCCAACCTCCCCAAAAGCTGGACGATATTAAATCGAATTCTGAGGAGCGATTTTTGAGTCATATCCAGGAATTGGATCGTGTACTTGGTGGAGGATTTGTCCCGGGCTCCTTTATACTGCTGGGGGGGGATCCTGGGATTGGTAAAAGTACGCTGACTCTCCAGCTGGGAAAAGCAGTTTCGGATTTGAAAATACTGTACTGTGCGGGAGAGGAGTCGGCGGGGCAGATAAAACAGCGCGCCCGTCGGCTGGGGGTGGAATCCAATAACTTCTATATCTATACGGAAACGGATATCAATAAAGTGTTGAAGGAAGCACGGAAGCTGGATCCCGACTTGTTGATAGTGGATTCGATACAGACGGTCTACCGTACGGAGCTAACCAGCATGGCAGGCAGCATTCAGCAGGTCAAAGAGTGTGCCGCCCTGTTGCAGCAACTGGCTAAAAAGCAGAATATCACGACATTGGTTATCGGACACGTTACCAAGGAAGGTAATATCGCGGGCCCGCGGGTACTTGAACATATGGTGGATACGGTGCTTCAGTTTGAGGGAGACAGTAACTATAACTATCGGATGCTGCGCAGCCTAAAAAATAGATTTGGTCCGGCACAGGAAGTTGGGGTATTCGAGATGAAGCAGTCGGGGTTGGTTGAGGTCTTAAACCCTTCACAGCTTTTTCTGTCGGATTATGACAGCAGTGTTAGTGGCAATGCAGTTATCTGTTCTATTGAAGGCTCACGTCCGCTTTTAGCAGAAGTACAGGCATTGGTTACCCCCAGTAATTACGGTACACCACAGCGTACAGCCAATGGATTTGATCACCGGCGGCTTTCACTGCTGCTGGCGGTTTTGGAGAAAAGAGGAGGGTACCAGTTTTCAGGTCAGGATGTTTATCTGAATATAGCCGGCGGACTAAAAGTGAATGATCCGGCTGCAGATTTGGGTGTGGTCTGTGCGTTGGTCTCGAGCTTGCTCGATGATTCTATTTCAAAGGATTTTGCCTTCCTCGGGGAAGTGGGGCTGGGAGGAGAGATTCGCGCGGTCAATAATGTTGATCAGCGTCTCGGGGAGATACAAAAGCTGGGTTTTGAAAAAGCCATAGTCCCCCAAGCAAGCACCATTGACCGAAAGCACGATTTACAGCTCATTAAGGCGGCGAATATTATGGCAGCTATAAAAAAAGCTCTTTAG
- the rpsU gene encoding 30S ribosomal protein S21 — protein MVGVKVKDNESIDRAVNRFKKLVARSRILNEYKERQQYTKPSKKRREALKKSIREQRRRERHQF, from the coding sequence ATGGTTGGAGTTAAAGTAAAAGATAACGAGAGTATTGACCGAGCAGTTAACCGCTTTAAAAAGTTGGTGGCTCGTTCACGAATTTTAAATGAATATAAAGAGCGGCAGCAGTATACCAAGCCCTCCAAAAAACGTCGTGAAGCGTTAAAGAAAAGCATTCGTGAACAGCGCAGACGTGAGCGTCACCAGTTCTAA
- a CDS encoding TIGR02757 family protein produces MRRELQKRSPVQIKKLKPFLDKWVERIEQRDYINEDPILFMHAFNHKEDQLLAGFFAATMAWGRRDIVIRKVRDLLERMNNRPEEFIGNFSDDDADRFEGFKHRTFKPIDMIWLTKILQSILQEFESFECFWNACYQKAQQTGRPLMAVFHENFFALQSNTPKRTYKHVSNAEKKSSCKRLYLYLRWAIRKESPVDLGLMDFMPASELMVPLDVHVARQARKLGLLSRTYNDWWAVEELTETLRLLDPKDPAKYDYALFGLGVAEDGLPEELIINPTLGK; encoded by the coding sequence ATGCGACGAGAGCTTCAAAAAAGATCACCCGTACAGATCAAAAAACTCAAACCGTTTTTAGATAAATGGGTGGAACGCATTGAGCAACGGGATTATATTAATGAGGATCCTATACTTTTTATGCATGCCTTCAATCACAAAGAGGATCAATTACTAGCCGGCTTTTTTGCTGCAACTATGGCCTGGGGTCGGCGGGATATTGTAATCAGAAAAGTACGTGACCTGCTGGAGCGAATGAATAACCGCCCTGAAGAATTTATCGGTAATTTTTCAGATGATGATGCGGATCGTTTTGAAGGATTCAAGCATCGCACTTTTAAACCGATTGATATGATTTGGCTCACCAAAATTCTACAATCCATTTTACAAGAATTCGAATCCTTTGAATGCTTCTGGAATGCTTGTTACCAAAAAGCCCAGCAAACAGGTCGACCTTTGATGGCTGTTTTCCATGAGAATTTTTTTGCACTCCAGTCCAACACCCCCAAACGTACATACAAACATGTCTCCAATGCCGAAAAGAAGAGCTCCTGTAAGCGACTGTACTTGTATTTGAGATGGGCTATCCGAAAAGAGAGTCCGGTTGATCTCGGACTAATGGACTTTATGCCTGCATCGGAACTTATGGTACCACTGGATGTTCACGTAGCCCGACAAGCACGGAAGCTGGGATTACTTTCGCGCACTTATAACGACTGGTGGGCGGTAGAAGAGCTTACAGAAACACTGCGACTTCTTGATCCCAAAGATCCAGCCAAGTATGATTATGCTCTGTTCGGTCTGGGAGTGGCGGAAGATGGACTGCCTGAAGAGCTTATCATAAATCCAACGTTAGGTAAATAA